Proteins from a single region of Undibacterium sp. KW1:
- a CDS encoding S41 family peptidase: MKNTASALTLRLLAAFPLLLVFHLSNAADNATWQGDIKTRVSESAQAITHAMDGIYRLRGEASSLSKPDASKEDLQAALAKLKLALAAIDSNESLNLSADALHFRGRRFDFMLDAAVLELRLGNKEAFLNFLESSQTWVLIPALKSYLTTPAFATVKDEPRFKAYLKLIELPAKMGRASVLGTPYKEQISTAEKVAGLSMFWAEVKRSFVNFHNVPDLDWDKVYLEYLDKVMQTKSTREYYQVMMQLAPLLQDGHTNIYAPEELQDGFYSRPALSTALIGKSVLVTKVQNQQLAQKIQRGDEIISIDGQPVHEYALNNVAPRASSGTPQDKVVRMYSYGLFSGDQSKSIRLGLRDATGKERIEVVARGQDRDVPGDPSFDFRMLPGDIAYLALDHFESDAGVKKLESVMPNIMKAKGLILELIS, from the coding sequence GTGAAAAATACCGCCTCTGCCCTGACTTTACGCTTGCTGGCTGCGTTCCCTCTGTTGCTGGTCTTTCATCTCTCAAATGCTGCGGATAACGCTACCTGGCAAGGTGACATCAAAACCAGAGTCAGTGAATCAGCACAGGCGATAACACATGCAATGGATGGAATATACCGGCTCAGGGGCGAGGCCAGCAGTTTGTCCAAGCCGGATGCCAGTAAAGAAGACCTGCAGGCAGCTCTGGCCAAACTTAAACTTGCTCTGGCGGCGATAGATAGTAATGAATCACTTAACCTAAGCGCAGATGCTTTGCACTTCAGGGGTCGCCGTTTTGATTTCATGCTCGATGCAGCCGTGCTGGAGCTACGCCTGGGTAATAAAGAAGCGTTTTTGAATTTCCTCGAAAGCAGCCAGACCTGGGTATTGATTCCTGCCCTGAAGAGCTATCTGACTACACCAGCCTTTGCCACCGTCAAGGATGAACCGCGCTTTAAAGCTTATCTCAAACTGATAGAGTTGCCCGCAAAAATGGGACGTGCTTCTGTACTAGGAACGCCCTACAAAGAGCAAATCAGCACCGCAGAAAAAGTCGCAGGCCTGTCGATGTTCTGGGCCGAGGTCAAGCGCAGCTTTGTGAATTTCCATAATGTTCCTGACCTTGATTGGGACAAGGTCTATCTGGAATACCTGGATAAAGTCATGCAAACCAAGAGTACCCGTGAGTATTACCAGGTCATGATGCAACTGGCACCTTTGCTGCAAGATGGGCACACCAATATCTATGCACCGGAAGAATTGCAAGATGGGTTTTATTCACGGCCAGCGCTGTCAACTGCCCTGATTGGCAAAAGCGTACTGGTCACCAAGGTGCAGAACCAGCAGCTTGCCCAAAAAATCCAGCGTGGTGATGAAATCATCAGCATAGACGGTCAGCCAGTGCACGAGTATGCGCTCAACAATGTAGCTCCACGCGCCAGTAGCGGCACCCCACAGGACAAGGTTGTGCGCATGTACAGCTATGGCTTGTTTAGCGGCGACCAGAGTAAAAGCATACGCCTTGGTTTACGCGATGCAACCGGTAAAGAAAGGATAGAAGTTGTCGCTCGCGGGCAAGACCGGGACGTGCCAGGCGACCCATCTTTTGATTTCAGAATGCTGCCCGGCGACATCGCCTATCTTGCCCTTGATCACTTTGAAAGCGATGCTGGTGTCAAGAAACTTGAATCCGTGATGCCCAATATCATGAAGGCCAAAGGATTGATACTAGAACTCATTTCATAA
- a CDS encoding methyl-accepting chemotaxis protein — protein sequence MKLSNLKIGQQLGIGYGLLLCILAIVALLGVNGMHKSNEALHHVVDINVAKINHLEDMASSVHIESRVIRTIALVSDDSMAQEQHKKIDEARVEYNKAYSKLEKMPMDNADKTFMPKIKEAQQAARTLNDKFVELAKTDKDAAVKFLLKDVVPVNSKWQHAIHEFVLLQGEENAKDEVDAKEAYKASMTFMIVATLAAISIGIAIAWNSARAITTPIKKAIQVAQSVAEGDLTSQIEVQAQNEAGQLMQALKQMNDSLAHLVGQVRQGTETINTASSEIATGNMDLSSRTESQAGALEETASSMEELTSTVKQNADNARQANQLAIAASEVAIQGGAVVAQVVSTMGDINTSSKKIVDIISVIDGIAFQTNILALNAAVEAARAGEQGRGFAVVASEVRNLAQRSASAAKEIKTLIDDSVEKVGVGSRLVDEAGVTMNKVVSSISNVTDIMGEITAASAEQTSGIEQINTAIIQMDEVTQQNAALVEEAAAAAGSLQEQAASLANLVQQFKIEPTNHLQTAPAIKAQPASISKSTTAGIQKIQRAVAKTKPMPKLVTANEGSWEEF from the coding sequence ATGAAATTATCCAATTTGAAGATAGGCCAGCAACTTGGCATAGGTTATGGCCTGTTGCTTTGCATATTGGCAATCGTCGCTTTGCTTGGCGTTAATGGCATGCATAAATCCAATGAAGCGCTGCACCATGTCGTCGATATCAATGTCGCCAAAATCAATCACCTGGAAGACATGGCCAGCTCTGTGCATATTGAATCGAGGGTGATCAGAACCATTGCCCTGGTGTCTGATGACAGCATGGCGCAAGAGCAGCATAAAAAAATTGACGAAGCCCGCGTGGAGTACAACAAGGCATATTCCAAACTGGAAAAAATGCCTATGGATAACGCGGATAAGACTTTCATGCCCAAAATCAAGGAAGCTCAGCAAGCAGCGCGGACGCTCAATGACAAATTTGTCGAATTGGCAAAAACGGATAAAGATGCAGCAGTCAAATTTTTGTTGAAAGATGTCGTTCCAGTTAACAGCAAATGGCAACATGCAATTCACGAATTTGTCTTGTTGCAAGGTGAAGAAAATGCTAAGGACGAAGTCGATGCCAAGGAAGCCTATAAGGCGTCAATGACTTTCATGATCGTTGCGACACTTGCAGCCATTTCTATCGGCATTGCAATTGCCTGGAATAGTGCACGTGCCATCACCACCCCAATAAAAAAGGCGATACAAGTAGCCCAGAGCGTGGCCGAAGGCGACCTCACCAGCCAGATTGAAGTACAGGCGCAAAATGAAGCGGGTCAATTGATGCAGGCATTGAAGCAGATGAATGACAGCCTCGCTCATCTGGTTGGCCAGGTACGCCAGGGCACAGAAACAATCAACACCGCATCGAGCGAAATTGCCACGGGTAATATGGACTTGTCATCCCGTACGGAGTCACAGGCTGGTGCACTGGAAGAAACAGCGTCGTCCATGGAAGAGTTGACTTCTACCGTCAAACAAAATGCCGACAATGCCCGCCAGGCCAACCAACTGGCCATCGCCGCCAGTGAAGTCGCCATCCAGGGTGGGGCGGTAGTTGCCCAGGTTGTCAGCACGATGGGCGATATCAATACCTCATCGAAAAAGATCGTCGATATCATCAGCGTCATTGATGGCATCGCCTTCCAGACCAATATTCTGGCGCTTAATGCAGCGGTTGAAGCAGCGCGCGCTGGTGAACAAGGCCGTGGCTTTGCCGTAGTGGCCAGCGAAGTGCGCAACCTGGCACAACGTAGTGCATCTGCTGCGAAGGAAATCAAGACACTTATCGATGATTCCGTTGAAAAGGTTGGCGTGGGTAGCCGCCTGGTTGATGAGGCTGGCGTGACCATGAACAAAGTGGTCAGCAGCATCAGTAACGTGACTGACATCATGGGTGAAATCACGGCTGCCAGTGCAGAACAGACATCGGGCATAGAGCAGATCAATACTGCAATCATACAAATGGATGAAGTCACACAACAAAATGCGGCCCTTGTAGAGGAAGCCGCCGCCGCTGCCGGTTCATTACAAGAGCAGGCGGCGAGCCTGGCCAACCTGGTACAACAATTTAAAATCGAACCAACAAATCATCTGCAAACAGCGCCTGCGATAAAGGCGCAGCCTGCCAGCATCAGTAAATCGACTACTGCAGGGATACAAAAAATCCAGCGCGCAGTTGCAAAGACCAAGCCTATGCCCAAGCTTGTCACGGCAAATGAGGGTAGTTGGGAAGAGTTTTGA
- a CDS encoding YciI family protein, which yields MFVIELTYIQPLSIVDNFVSEHRAFLERHYATGQFLLSGRKEPRTGGFILANTASREALESILQGDPFQREGIARYTVTEFLPSMAAADLQGLLTN from the coding sequence ATGTTCGTCATCGAACTCACCTATATTCAGCCCTTGTCGATAGTGGATAATTTTGTCAGCGAACACCGTGCATTTCTTGAACGGCATTATGCGACAGGACAGTTTTTGCTGTCTGGGCGCAAGGAGCCGCGTACGGGTGGATTTATTCTGGCGAATACGGCAAGCCGGGAAGCACTTGAATCGATCTTGCAGGGAGATCCGTTCCAGCGTGAGGGCATTGCACGGTACACAGTGACAGAATTCCTGCCATCCATGGCGGCGGCGGACTTACAAGGTTTGCTGACGAATTGA
- a CDS encoding response regulator transcription factor yields MTEAPSVFLVDDQPAILKAMSRLLQSAGLNAVTFESAKAFLDSDSANKAGCLVLDLAMPGMDGMALQHRLSEVDSDLPIIFLTGHGSIDAGVLAMKLGAQDFLTKPVDDEKLLAAVKAAFERNQRARLAKAEKQAIQARLDSLTPRELEVLYLLIEGKLNKQVAAELGTVEKTIKVHRAKVMSKMDVTSIAALIHLLGKLKV; encoded by the coding sequence ATGACAGAAGCACCCAGCGTATTTCTGGTCGATGACCAGCCAGCAATACTCAAGGCCATGTCGCGCCTATTACAATCTGCCGGCCTGAATGCTGTCACCTTTGAATCAGCAAAAGCCTTCCTGGACAGCGACAGTGCAAATAAGGCTGGCTGCCTGGTGCTGGACCTTGCCATGCCGGGTATGGATGGTATGGCACTACAGCATCGGCTCAGCGAGGTGGATAGTGATTTGCCCATTATCTTTTTGACAGGCCATGGCAGCATAGATGCCGGTGTGCTTGCCATGAAGCTGGGTGCGCAAGATTTTTTGACCAAGCCAGTGGATGACGAAAAACTGTTGGCAGCGGTAAAGGCCGCCTTTGAACGTAACCAACGCGCCAGACTTGCGAAAGCCGAAAAGCAAGCAATACAAGCCCGCCTGGACAGCCTGACACCACGAGAGCTTGAAGTCTTGTACCTGCTGATAGAAGGCAAGCTCAACAAACAAGTCGCAGCAGAGCTGGGGACAGTCGAAAAAACCATCAAGGTACACCGCGCCAAGGTGATGAGCAAGATGGACGTGACATCCATCGCTGCCCTTATCCATTTGCTGGGAAAACTAAAAGTCTGA
- a CDS encoding LysR family transcriptional regulator: MIEKLEINHLRTLDALYKFENLSAAAEYLDVSQQAVSLQLKKLRDILSDQLFVRTGHGVVATPYAKLIQPHVRQVLMHLNDIPLPGSVTPANTARTLVISATDYTQKIIVGELINELRTSAPGVKITIINIESANLIQKMHQGEIDLTLTSNGYVPEGLVSDAIFTERYVCVSANKDIVFDDYLPLERLIEYDFVVTSPGIASFKGSADSWFEQQKLRRKVQVSVPSFFMAQEYLKQSGMVGFLPSRLMPCAGLFEIPLKKYPPGYEVVAAYHPSARNDAFMVWLLDKIKQKFSPAT, translated from the coding sequence ATGATAGAAAAGCTGGAAATAAATCATCTCAGAACCCTCGATGCCCTGTACAAGTTTGAGAACCTGTCGGCAGCGGCAGAATATCTCGACGTCTCCCAGCAGGCCGTCAGCCTGCAGCTTAAAAAGTTGAGGGATATCCTCAGTGACCAGCTCTTTGTCAGGACAGGTCATGGTGTTGTCGCCACGCCATATGCAAAACTGATACAGCCACATGTCCGCCAGGTATTGATGCATCTCAATGACATCCCCCTGCCTGGCTCAGTCACTCCGGCAAATACAGCAAGAACCCTGGTCATCTCTGCCACTGACTACACGCAAAAAATCATCGTAGGCGAGCTCATCAATGAACTGCGGACTTCTGCACCCGGGGTAAAAATCACCATCATCAATATCGAGAGTGCAAACCTGATCCAGAAAATGCACCAGGGTGAGATAGACCTGACGCTGACATCGAATGGCTACGTGCCTGAGGGCCTGGTGTCAGATGCGATTTTCACGGAAAGATATGTCTGCGTATCCGCCAACAAAGACATTGTCTTTGATGACTATTTACCGCTGGAACGCCTGATCGAATATGACTTTGTCGTGACATCGCCGGGCATCGCCAGCTTCAAAGGCTCGGCAGACAGCTGGTTTGAACAACAAAAGCTGCGACGCAAGGTACAGGTATCAGTACCCTCTTTTTTCATGGCGCAGGAATATTTAAAGCAATCAGGCATGGTCGGCTTTTTACCATCACGCCTGATGCCATGTGCTGGCCTGTTTGAAATACCACTCAAGAAATATCCACCCGGGTATGAAGTCGTTGCCGCCTACCACCCCAGCGCACGGAATGATGCGTTCATGGTATGGCTGCTGGACAAGATAAAGCAAAAGTTCTCGCCAGCTACATAA
- a CDS encoding PAS domain-containing protein, with protein sequence MQIISHTTLQDPLNTTQSDQLAAQHLLARVEQLEHENAALKLTLQSQQAKQSFYEDFFQHSRTPCLFIDPAGEVMHVNLSAASLLGTTPENLEGQQLRTFVFEDQAVLETQLSALTALGETSTCEIRAVKADRELILLRLEMIVLNSNSQQSCLGVQLTDITRQQGKLMSQAEGQYFASVVAENVPGMVAYWNSDLRCTYANHHYLSWFGRTTEQMRGIHMQDLLGQELFSKNIAYIKAVLKGVDQQFERTLVKANGDVGHTWAQYIAHTIDGIVQGFFVLVTDVSLLKKSQKALLESEAKNRALVRAIPDLILTIHRDGRHLDVHAPDPGMLLQSKEQLLRLKIEEVLPPNVASQYINAIDQALTSGKLQEFSHDLPVADRGDMQFEARIVPCTQDTVIAIIRDITETERERRAQELRLSERLQVRENDLREIQLSLTMASDITNIGTWIRDLRTGELWASLEWRRQFGFSQDETLNMEMVIQRIHPADRRHIQNVTGNYTQDGKHRFQAEFRVIFPHESERWVAVVWQVELDEQGQPLLTRGVAVDISSRKEAELELAQKRVEVMHLARVATMGELSGALAHELNQPLTAILSNAQAAQRFLAKPEVDLQELGEILQDIVDEDKRAGEIIRRLRRLFDKRSNEHQNVDINEVVLKVVHILRNDMINQGITLLSELQENLPLISSDTVQLKQVLINLVMNASEVVSELSANQRVIEINTRLTPENKVEVSVNDHGPGVPEALGDKIFEAFYTSKKNGMGLGLSICKNIIEASGGQLWYENHDNHAGTGASFRFHLPVSNEPAS encoded by the coding sequence ATGCAAATAATTTCTCATACAACTCTGCAAGACCCGCTGAATACAACACAAAGTGATCAGCTTGCTGCGCAACATTTGCTTGCGCGGGTGGAGCAGCTTGAGCACGAAAATGCAGCTCTTAAACTTACCCTGCAGTCGCAACAGGCCAAACAGAGTTTTTACGAAGACTTTTTCCAACATTCGCGCACCCCTTGCCTGTTCATCGATCCCGCTGGGGAGGTAATGCATGTCAATCTGTCGGCAGCGAGCCTGCTAGGCACAACACCAGAAAACCTGGAGGGGCAGCAACTACGGACATTTGTCTTTGAAGATCAGGCAGTGCTAGAAACTCAATTGTCTGCACTGACCGCCCTTGGCGAGACATCTACTTGCGAGATAAGGGCTGTAAAGGCTGACCGGGAACTAATCTTGCTCAGATTAGAGATGATCGTCCTGAACTCCAACAGTCAGCAAAGCTGTCTGGGTGTGCAATTGACAGATATAACGCGCCAGCAAGGCAAGCTCATGAGCCAGGCTGAGGGGCAATATTTTGCCAGCGTTGTCGCCGAGAACGTACCAGGCATGGTGGCCTACTGGAATTCGGACTTGCGCTGCACTTATGCCAACCACCATTACCTGAGCTGGTTTGGCCGCACCACTGAACAAATGCGAGGCATACATATGCAGGACTTGCTTGGCCAGGAGCTGTTTTCCAAAAATATCGCCTATATCAAGGCAGTCTTGAAAGGTGTAGATCAACAATTTGAACGTACTCTGGTGAAGGCCAATGGCGATGTTGGCCATACTTGGGCGCAATACATCGCTCATACCATTGATGGTATTGTGCAAGGATTCTTTGTGCTGGTGACAGATGTCAGTTTGCTCAAAAAATCGCAAAAAGCACTGTTGGAAAGTGAAGCCAAGAACCGCGCCCTGGTAAGAGCTATCCCGGATTTGATTCTGACTATCCACCGCGATGGCCGCCATCTTGACGTGCATGCCCCTGACCCAGGCATGTTATTGCAAAGCAAGGAACAACTACTGCGATTAAAAATTGAGGAAGTGTTACCGCCAAATGTGGCAAGCCAATATATAAACGCAATTGACCAGGCACTGACCAGCGGCAAACTCCAGGAATTTAGCCATGACCTGCCAGTTGCTGACCGAGGTGACATGCAGTTCGAAGCCAGGATAGTGCCATGCACCCAGGATACCGTCATCGCCATCATCCGCGATATTACAGAAACCGAGCGCGAGCGCCGGGCACAAGAATTGCGGCTATCCGAGCGCCTGCAAGTGCGTGAAAACGATTTGCGCGAAATACAGCTGAGCCTGACCATGGCCAGCGATATTACCAATATAGGCACATGGATACGAGATCTGAGAACTGGAGAATTGTGGGCCTCGTTGGAATGGCGCAGGCAATTTGGTTTTAGTCAGGATGAAACCTTGAATATGGAGATGGTCATTCAGCGCATCCATCCAGCTGACCGCCGCCATATACAAAACGTCACAGGCAATTATACTCAAGATGGAAAGCATCGATTCCAGGCCGAGTTCAGGGTGATTTTTCCGCACGAATCCGAACGATGGGTGGCTGTAGTCTGGCAGGTAGAACTTGATGAACAAGGCCAACCATTGCTGACCCGTGGCGTGGCTGTAGATATTTCTTCACGCAAGGAGGCAGAACTTGAATTGGCACAAAAGCGTGTGGAAGTCATGCACCTGGCACGTGTCGCCACCATGGGTGAATTGTCTGGTGCCCTGGCGCATGAACTAAACCAGCCACTGACTGCCATACTCAGCAATGCCCAGGCTGCCCAGCGTTTTTTGGCCAAGCCCGAAGTGGACCTACAGGAGCTGGGCGAAATTCTGCAAGATATCGTGGACGAAGACAAGCGTGCCGGCGAAATCATCCGGCGTTTACGTCGCTTGTTCGATAAGCGCAGTAATGAGCATCAAAATGTGGACATCAATGAAGTGGTGTTGAAAGTCGTGCATATCCTCCGTAATGACATGATTAATCAGGGAATTACTTTGTTAAGTGAACTGCAAGAAAACTTACCTCTGATCAGCTCGGATACCGTGCAATTAAAACAGGTCTTGATCAACCTTGTTATGAATGCGAGTGAAGTTGTCTCTGAACTCAGTGCTAACCAACGCGTCATAGAAATCAACACCAGACTAACACCAGAAAACAAAGTCGAAGTCAGTGTGAATGACCATGGCCCTGGCGTACCAGAAGCTCTGGGCGACAAAATATTCGAAGCTTTCTACACTTCCAAGAAAAATGGTATGGGACTGGGTTTATCTATTTGCAAGAATATTATCGAAGCCAGTGGCGGCCAATTATGGTACGAAAACCATGACAATCACGCTGGCACTGGCGCAAGTTTCCGCTTCCACTTACCTGTTTCGAACGAGCCCGCCTCATGA
- a CDS encoding S41 family peptidase, protein MRNNGGGSSLHGAAILSFLSKKPVPYAYSAERQESNFMRARSDVILLDTVRGGISKPYVNERKEVYAGPVVVLAGAKTFSAAEDFLMSFVTLQRGTVIGSATAGSTGMPMFFKLPGGGSARICVKHDSFPDGREFVGKGIAPDIEIAPTVADIRAGRDVVLDKAVAVLSK, encoded by the coding sequence ATACGCAATAACGGCGGCGGCTCCAGTTTGCATGGCGCTGCCATACTGAGTTTTTTAAGCAAAAAACCCGTACCCTACGCATACAGCGCAGAAAGACAGGAGAGTAACTTCATGCGTGCCAGGAGTGACGTCATCCTGCTTGATACGGTACGTGGTGGTATTTCCAAACCGTATGTGAATGAGCGCAAGGAAGTTTATGCAGGCCCGGTCGTTGTGCTGGCTGGCGCAAAAACTTTTTCAGCCGCAGAAGATTTTTTGATGTCTTTCGTTACCTTGCAGCGTGGTACCGTCATAGGCAGTGCTACTGCTGGCAGCACGGGTATGCCCATGTTCTTTAAATTGCCTGGTGGTGGCAGCGCCCGCATTTGCGTCAAGCATGACAGCTTTCCAGATGGCCGCGAATTTGTCGGCAAGGGCATAGCGCCAGATATAGAAATCGCCCCGACTGTTGCAGATATACGTGCCGGGCGTGATGTGGTGCTGGACAAGGCGGTAGCTGTGCTCAGTAAATAA
- a CDS encoding RidA family protein has product MTIKKINPATLYDGAPFGMSQAAIETDSGLVFISGQVDWDGGYQVKHKDIAAQAGGAIKNLLTVLEAANSSVANILQLRVYVRGELADHMEKVVPVLLTYLGTSRPALTGIGVASLATADTLIEIEAVAKLNPA; this is encoded by the coding sequence ATGACCATCAAGAAAATCAATCCCGCCACGCTATATGACGGCGCGCCATTTGGCATGTCGCAAGCAGCAATAGAGACTGACAGCGGCCTGGTTTTTATCTCAGGCCAGGTCGACTGGGACGGCGGCTACCAGGTCAAGCATAAAGACATCGCAGCGCAAGCAGGAGGGGCAATCAAAAACCTGCTGACCGTGCTGGAAGCAGCAAATTCTTCAGTCGCCAATATCCTGCAACTACGCGTCTATGTCAGGGGAGAACTCGCCGACCATATGGAAAAGGTAGTACCTGTGCTGCTAACATACCTGGGCACATCACGCCCGGCATTAACCGGTATCGGTGTTGCTTCTTTAGCGACAGCGGATACCCTGATAGAAATTGAAGCCGTAGCAAAGCTGAATCCTGCGTAG
- a CDS encoding response regulator transcription factor gives MGNTSTWIAVVDDEEGIRRSLLRLLRSAGLEAHAFVSGKVFLGSLESRQPACVLLDLHMLDMSGFAVIAQLAQIAPELPVVILTGQEVSEKQRNADLAHALAVLQKPVDDQELFAAITSALIKKDKQPLYHSTNPVIAK, from the coding sequence ATGGGAAATACATCTACATGGATAGCGGTGGTTGATGACGAAGAAGGAATTCGTCGCTCTTTGCTGCGCCTATTGCGCTCGGCTGGTTTGGAAGCACACGCTTTCGTATCGGGCAAAGTCTTCCTGGGCAGCCTTGAATCCAGGCAACCTGCATGCGTATTACTCGACCTGCACATGCTGGATATGTCTGGCTTTGCCGTGATTGCACAGCTGGCTCAAATTGCACCTGAGCTGCCTGTCGTCATTCTGACAGGGCAAGAAGTCAGTGAAAAACAAAGAAATGCTGATCTTGCCCATGCCTTAGCAGTTTTACAAAAACCAGTCGACGATCAGGAATTATTTGCCGCAATAACCAGCGCCCTGATTAAAAAAGACAAGCAACCACTTTATCACAGCACCAATCCAGTAATAGCTAAATAG
- a CDS encoding ribonuclease I — protein MKQLRSRNIVAFAFLAAVAFSTYASEPVNGSFTANKSCELYSSFNKQSNPGAVHTVVGKSYAVKEINKPGDYAWLRVDVDGANPNLRWVARDCGTAQLDQVPQDNPPAGRAKANREADRQTMCSTPNLEDSYVLAITWQPGFCEHFAYRGKKPECDAINSGKLKINNLTLHGLWPNKKECGINYGNCSTEPMKLSSDTIRRIAKWMPNFQFESKFGEYEWSKHGTCQARDADTYFKTAAAAVEEVNNSAVGKFILDHAGKSFAVKDFFEMVKKQEGEKIAQNFMLSCADGKYLQEIRLKLPTNFETGKGLAKLVGDAEGFNRQTDKCDNEIIVETSGRGR, from the coding sequence ATGAAGCAACTGAGATCACGCAACATCGTCGCGTTTGCATTTCTGGCCGCCGTAGCGTTTTCTACCTACGCCAGCGAACCCGTGAATGGCAGCTTTACCGCCAACAAATCTTGCGAACTGTACTCGTCTTTCAACAAGCAGAGTAATCCTGGTGCTGTGCATACCGTGGTCGGTAAGAGCTATGCGGTGAAGGAGATCAACAAGCCGGGTGACTATGCCTGGTTGCGGGTGGATGTGGATGGTGCCAATCCTAATTTGCGCTGGGTGGCGCGGGATTGTGGTACTGCACAACTGGACCAGGTGCCGCAAGACAATCCTCCAGCAGGCCGGGCCAAGGCGAACCGGGAGGCTGACCGCCAGACCATGTGCAGCACGCCGAATCTTGAAGACAGCTATGTACTGGCAATCACCTGGCAGCCCGGCTTTTGCGAGCACTTTGCTTATCGCGGCAAGAAGCCTGAGTGCGACGCCATCAATAGCGGCAAGCTGAAGATCAACAACCTGACCCTGCATGGCCTGTGGCCAAATAAAAAAGAATGCGGCATCAATTACGGCAACTGTTCTACCGAGCCGATGAAGCTATCTTCAGACACCATCAGACGCATCGCCAAGTGGATGCCGAATTTCCAGTTTGAAAGCAAGTTTGGTGAGTATGAATGGAGCAAGCATGGCACTTGCCAGGCACGCGATGCGGATACGTATTTCAAGACCGCGGCGGCAGCCGTTGAGGAAGTCAATAATTCAGCGGTGGGCAAGTTCATCCTCGATCACGCTGGTAAATCTTTCGCGGTGAAAGATTTCTTTGAAATGGTCAAGAAACAGGAAGGCGAAAAAATCGCGCAAAACTTCATGCTCAGTTGCGCCGATGGTAAATACCTGCAAGAGATACGCCTGAAGTTGCCAACGAATTTTGAAACGGGCAAGGGCCTGGCAAAACTGGTTGGTGATGCGGAGGGATTTAACCGCCAGACCGACAAGTGTGACAATGAAATTATTGTCGAAACGAGTGGCCGCGGGCGGTGA